The proteins below come from a single Triticum aestivum cultivar Chinese Spring chromosome 5D, IWGSC CS RefSeq v2.1, whole genome shotgun sequence genomic window:
- the LOC123120588 gene encoding zinc finger protein CONSTANS-LIKE 9, whose product MYHHHSSSSSSSSSYTCQGSNGFLPSQPSASSYGDLLQAEQHCYYYSQELQGQAPPFRRVLSNGDLGALPPAPATAAAGRYSTEERRERIEKYRSKRNQRNFQKKITYACRKTLADSRPRVKGRFARNVDYDAVTDQPEFTAAEVSSMMSEANAVVGAADAASSSSSSMPEWWPAMQGALAMEDDELYIAVSSINLY is encoded by the exons ATGTATCATCatcactcctcctcctcttcttcttcttcttcatatacTTGTCAGGGAAGCAATGGCTTCCTCCCTTCCCAACCGTCGGCGTCAAGCTACGGTGATCTGTTGCAAGCAGAGCAGCACTGCTACTACTACTCCCAGGAGCTGCAGGGCCAGGCGCCGCCGTTCCGCCGTGTGCTGAGCAACGGAGACCTCGGGGCGCTGCCGCCGGCGCCGGCAACAGCAGCGGCTGGGAGGTACAGCACGGAGGAGCGGCGGGAGCGCATCGAAAAGTACAGGAGCAAGCGCAACCAGCGCAACTTCCAAAAGAAGATCACG TACGCTTGCCGGAAGACGCTCGCGGACAGCCGGCCGAGGGTGAAGGGCCGCTTCGCGCGCAACGTCGACTACGATGCAGTCACAGATCAGCCGGAGTTCACAGCGGCGGAGGTGTCCTCGATGATGAGCGAAGCCAACGCTGTCGTGGGTGCCGCGGAcgccgccagcagcagcagcagcagcatgccgGAGTGGTGGCCGGCAATGCAAGGCGCGCTGGCCATGGAGGACGACGAGCTTTACATCGCCGTCTCCTCCATCAATCTCTACTAG